The Oncorhynchus clarkii lewisi isolate Uvic-CL-2024 chromosome 20, UVic_Ocla_1.0, whole genome shotgun sequence nucleotide sequence TGGGGTTTATAGCAACCGGGCAGGGCTGAAGGTGGCATGGCCGCTGTCAACAAGGCACGAACATCGTCCACCTGTAGAAAGAAAAGATAGAAAGGAGAAAGAGGCATTGTCCCTAATTTACCAAGTCGTGGAGGAGAAATGAAGAATGACACAAAATATTGACGACTCAATCACAGTACAACCATGCAAAGGAACACGATTAGACTGCATTAGCGACCGTTGCCAACACATCAATAACCCATAGAAAGTATGAATAAGGCTACATGCTCCTATGTGAGCAAACCCTTGACATGCATATAGTACATTCAAGTAATTTAGCAatgtgtgatgagagagagaactttcCAGGCATTTCAttgccagagacagagacaggtccTCTCTTCTATTTAGAAAGAGGTCATGTCACCCAGTAGTTGCTGGTGAAGGTCAGGCCATGTGAGAGTGTAGAAACAAGCATTGAGAGACATTGAATCTCCTCAACAACAGCGAATCTCTGGAAAGAATTCCAAACAAGACTATGTAGGTGATGTTTAACATGCTGTTAACACGAATCACAAGCACAATATACAATGTCAGGGTGTTGTTGTGATTAGAGGGATTTCATGTATCCAAGAGCAGTAGACATGACAAACAGGTGAGTGTGGTGGCTGTGAGGATGACAGATTATGCTACCCCTTCCCACACAATCCCGTGTTGGGGAGAGGTTGtcagctcagagacaggatagcAAGTGTGTGTGGACGGATACCGTGACGAGGTCCAGCGGTGATTGGCCTTCCTGGTTGCGGAGGGCGGGGTCGGCCCCGTGAGCCAATAGCAGGGCACACAGCTGGGTCCTCCCTTTCTGCGCTGCCTCGTGCAGTGGAGTGAACGCCCACTTATCTGTGGCGTTCACGCATGCGTCGTACTTGATGAGCAAAGCAGCCACATCCAcatgctgcaaatgagaacacaTTGGACTCCACTTGGCTCTTGGTTCGTGTCTTGTAACTTTCTCTCGTTCTTTTGGTCAACTTGCATCTCAGACTCAGATATAGGACTTCTACTAGGTAAGACCTCTACTAGTTAATTCACCCTTTCTCTTCTAAAATCTAGGTTGAGGTGGTAACCCAACCAACACAGGTTTAAGAAACAAAGCAAACAAAAGGGTGAGAAACATCTATAGGGAGAGAAAGGGTTACGAATATTGGTTTAAAGAAAAATCGCAAAACActatattaaacaaaccagatgacaccattttcttgtttttttatttacggaaaaccaggggcacactccaacactcaggcatattgtttagtgagtccgccagatcagaggcagtaggtgaattggaccattttcctgtcacgctagccattcaaaatgtaacaagtacttttgagtgtcatGGGAAATCTattaaaagtacattattttctccaggaatgtagtgaagtaaacgTAGCATTTGTCAAAAATATCAATAGTAAAccaaagtacagatacccccaaaaaacgacttaagtagtactttgaaGTATTTACACCAACTGCTTATTTGAGATGATCCAATCTGTGTGTGTAGTTAGAGCAAGCACCAGGCGGTCGGGGAGGACTGTGGTGTGATGAGCTCCTCGTTTCTCAAGGGTCTGATCAAAGCAATCTACTGGCCTTTTGTTTCCAACAGTGTTTTGTGTCATAGAGACATGAGTGCTAATCATTTGGCCAACATACATACTTCACCCCTCATCACTGAAACCAATTCATgatgacatttcttttttttaaaggagcTTGTTGTGAAGGCCGCAGAAGATGCCAATTTTTATTCAAAGGTGTGCTTAATCTCTGAAACCAATTCCTGGTTACATTTTTAAAGAAGCCTTTGACAAGGATCTTGGTGAGTGTTTGGTGTGCCGAGTACGAGGCACTGACTCTTTCAACAACCACAGAAAAACCTAGGCACATCAATCAAGTCTCTAGACATCCTGTTTACTTTTGGTGTCTCTGAGAAAATCATACCGTACAGGTAGTAGGAAGACTCAATGGACACCTTTAGAGTGTGATTGTGCTGTGAGTGTGTACAGTAGATTAGGGTAACTGGGACTCACCCCGTAGGAGGCAGCGTTGTGCAGGGGGATGAGTCCTCCCTTGTCCTGGGAGTTGACCTCTGCTCCATGCTGAAGCAGGTACTCTGCTACCTCCAGGTTGTTGTAGCCAGCTGACACAATAGACACATAATTCGTTTAATCAGAAAAGGCAATGATCTGAAAATGCTATTCTCCTTAAATCCGTAGTCCCGTCCTGATGGTCTGCTGGCTTTTTCAAGTTAGTTGAATCAATCAAATTCAGGAGAGAAGACCAGACTTGAAATGCAACATTTAAACTAATTGCCTTGAACACAGCTCCCTAGTAACGGAACAAGCACCAGCTGCCAAACAGCCTCCATTCCCGTTGGCAACACTATGGCTatggtccaaacacttaaaagacacaccctatcccctcagccctcaagttaagtggacacttctgatgacgtatcgtgatgtctgacgagtatacacttgcagggcaaggagcgagggaggaaggaatgattttttaaatggaccaGCCTTGGCCGGAAATTTGTCACTCGTTCGTCCCGCGATGATTGTGTTTCCAGCCACCGGTAGCTTGTGGGTGCTGTATATgtgctacagtcaattatgagtgcatgtctacttatattaaatatatcattattaatatatgcctactgtatgatagctagcaaattaatttgcgaactaacattagcctgcttagctggaacttctgaagaaggaaaatgtttttcTATAATTTCCCAAAAACATATTTACTTTTTATGAGACGTATTTGTACCGTCATGTGCATgagtagcacaatttctaacttacagttgaagtcggaagtttacatacaccttcgtcAAATacattcacaattcctgacattgaaatcctagtaaaaattccctttcttaggtcagttaggatcaccactttattttaagaattaaaataaattgtttaacttgggtcaaacgtttcgggtggccttctacaagcgtcccacaataagtttggcccattcctcctgaaagagctggtgtaactgagtcaggtttgtaggcctccttgcttgcacacgctttttcagttctgcccacaaatgttctatatgattgaggtcagggctttgtgattgccactccaataccttgcatttgttatccttaagccattttgccacaactttggaagtatgcttggggtcattgtcaatttggaagacccatttgcgaccaagctttaacttcctgactgatgtcttgagatgttgcttcaatatatccacatcattttcctccttcAGGATGCCAGCTATttagtgaagtgcaccagtccctcctgcagcaaagcacccccacaacatgatgctgccacccctatgcttcacggttgggatggtgttcttgggcttgcaagcttccccctttttcctccaaatataacgatggtcattatggccaaaccaggggacatttctccaaaaagtacgatctttgtccccatgtgcagttgcaaaccgtagtctggcttttttatggcagttttggagcagtggcttcttccctactgagcggcctttcaggttatgtggatataggactcgttttactgtggatatagatacttttgtacctgtttcttccagcatcttcacaaggccctttgctgttgttctgggattgatttgcacttttcgcaccaaagtacgttcatctctaggagacagaacgcatctccttccttagcggtatgatggctgcgtggtcccatggtgtttatacttgcgtgctattgtttgtacagatgaacgtggtaccttcaggcgtttggaaattgatcccaatgatgaaccatacttgtggaggtctacaattgattTTGGTCTTGGccgatttattttgattttcccatgatgtcaagcaaagacgcaccgagtttgaaggtaggccttgaaataaatccacaggtacacctccaattgattcaaattatgtcaattagcctatcagaagcttctaaagccatggaattttccaagctcttcTGAGCAACTGAaattacagtgaattataagtgaaataatctgtctgtaaacaattgttggaaaaatgacttgtgtcatgcacaaagtagatgtcctaactgacttgccaaaactatagtttgttaacaagaaatgtgtggagtggttgaaaaacgagttttaatgattccaacctaagtgttcgTATACTTCCGTCTCCAACTGTATTTGCATTTGTTTTTACTTACGCTTGTATGTTGACTTGtccattgatgttgtttttaagttttcgccgtcttttcttagcggatgtacaatcgtCGCACatcgagggtgtgtcttttaaggcTGCGGTTCAagcacttaaaagacacacccttgtccttgccttatgcccttgggggaatctCCGTCGCCATCTTGGAGGGCGGTCCAagtgattagccaagcaaggtaAGTTTGCAACGTAAGCCCCACCTCCCTCGTTTTTAGTCGACTTtccgagtgtacaattatgttcactccaaggcctgaaactccccataattcaatttgcgGCGATTGTgcatccgctaagaaaagtcagcgaaaacttaaaaacaacatcaatggagTAGTCAACATATAAGTAAGTTAGGTAAGTTAAAATGAACGcaaataagttagaaattgtgctactaatacctacatgacggcacaaacacgtctcgtaaaatgttttgtttggttatcttttggtaattgtagaaataaaacattttacttcttcagaagttccagctaggcaggctaacgttagttagctaattaatttgctagctatcatacaatAGGTGTATGTTAAAaagtatatatttaatataagtagacatgcactcataattgactgtagcacatataaagcacccacaagctaccggtggctgaaaacacaatcatctcGGGATGAACGAGTGTAGAATTTCCTGCCAAGGGTGGTCCATTTAAAAATAATTCCTTCCTACCtcgccccttgccctgcaagtggGCGAGGGAAGAACAACAGCCCAACTTCCACGGCCTGATGAGGTCAACCTGGGACTCCAAGCCAAACTCTACCGAGTCCACCCCCCTGGATCCTTCATCTGCAGCCCTCGGCTTCACCCGGTCCATTCCCAAACCCCCGCCCCGAATCCTCATTCTCACATCCATTACATTTCTCAATAAACATTCTAAACCCTTAAACTTGTGAATGTTGGGTTGGAACAACGGCTTGTACACACTGAAGCTCTCAATGACTAGGGTTCAAGATCACTGTCCTTACAGAAAGCTCCAGTGCGCTGACTGACCTgccaggtgtagcagtgtagAGTGCCGTCCATGTGCGTCTCTACAGTTAACATTATCGGGGCTGCAGAGCTTCTCGACCCGGGCCAGACAGCCCTTCTTGGCTGCGTCCAGCAGGGCAGCGTCTCCTCTTAGCAAGTCCTGCATGTCAGTGTCCCCATCCTTCACCAGGTCCAGTGGAGTGCTCCCATCTCGGTTCTTCTTGGTCGGGTCTGCACCGTGCTGGGAGGGGAgtgataggtgtgtgtgtttagatcATCTGTGCTAGAACTGGAAGGCTCTATAGTATGTGTTCTACTGCACAGGATTAGGATGTGTCTGGTTTCTCGAAATTCAAACGCAATTGTTTTCAGGGTAAGTGATGACTCTAAATCATTCCAATCCAAGTGGCTATGTAGATGATCCAACACAGTTGAAAATAAACTAGCACTAATCTGTAAGAGGGAAACAAACTCCGGGAAACAAACTCCTTACCTGCAGCAGCAGTTTGCAGATCTCGTATTTTCCCTTGGCGGCGGCCTCGTGCAGAGGGGTAAACTTCCACAGGTCAGCTATGTTGACCAGAGCCCCGTGGATGACCAGCAATTCAGCCACCTCATAGTGACCGTAGGAGCAGGCATTGTGTAGGGGGAACAGGCCACTGcaggagacagagcgcgagagagagacggacacacATTACCCTTCTGAGCGACGAGTCTGACACAGGCCCATTGGAGAATAGGTAGAGCCTTGCGTTTTTCCTGACCAAATCACCTGACCGGGAAAAGCTCCTGGCCTAAGTCAGGACCTGTGCTCACCCTTTGTCTTTGGCATGGACGTCAGCCCCATGCAGTAGAAGGTACTCCACCACAGACACACGGTTATACCCCGCCGCAAAGTGGAGCGGGGTGGATTGACGGCCCTCTACATCCCTACAGTTCACATTCTGCATGGTACACAGCTTCTGCAAACATAAATACAGCAGGCATGTTATCACGAAGACTACTGTTACCATTTGAAATCAATCATTTGTAACATGAGTATTATACCAATAGGGCATTGGTTGGTCAGATTATGCCAAAATGTATTGGAGATAGTTACTTCAACAATCTCCAAATCTCCAGACTTGGAGGCTTCTAGCAACTGCCAGTCCACATCAGAGTTTCCAATCAGAGTTCCCTCTGAAAGACATACATAAGACATTTATTGACACGTGAAACGGGAGCAAATATTTCCACCCAGAATGATCATCCCAAGCCAGGTTCCTGTCTGTTCGTGTAACATACTCCTAGCTGTTTCCAGCCTACCATGCAGTATCTCCTGCACCCTCTCATTGCCCATTTGGGATGGAGAGAAACCCCGTAGAGACATGACGAGGGGGTCGCAGCCTGATTTCAGCAGCAGACGGCAGGTCTGGAGGTGGCCACAGTGGGCCGCACGGTGCAGAGCTGTCTGGCCCAGGTTGTCCAGGGCATTGACCTATAGGGATATAATagtaattaatttattttatgGGGGCAGACACAATCAAATATTGACACTTCGTATTATCAAGAATCACATGCATTGCACCGAGGGCTCTAAATTATGACCATTTTGGTTGCATATGCTCCTAGATATTTCCTGTGTCGACCTGACATTTTATTTTGGGAGCACCAGTGCGaccaggagaagaaaaaaaattgcCCAGATAAAAACTGTTGTAAAGATAGGCTTCCGCTGTGCAGTTGTTTCTGAGTGCCTGACCAAAAAGTGACTTTTTAGGGCCTGTTCATAAACCATGTCGCGGGTCGTTCCAAAACCACTCACAGGCATTTGTTTAcaccttgttcagtcatgttacctcattagctagctagctaacagccaaGTATATTTAAACATTTGGAGGCACAGAAAGAAAGGACAAGGTATAGCTTCTTTAGAAGATCAATGATCGTAGCatgaatgactgaatgactgatTGATCTCTTGCTTAATTTCAATCAATACCAAAATATATTCCTAGATATTATTTTGTGCTCCTAACTCTAAAGTTGGGAGCACTAAGGATGCATTTAGAGCCCTGATGCtccattaccacacacacacacacacacacacacacacacacacacactcgctgaaTCATAGGCCATTAAGCAAATACACATGTTGGCTTGATCTTTATACTATTAATAACGCTCTGATAACACCTGAACTTACCTTTGCCTCATGTTTCACCAACACCTCGATTATGTCGTTGTGTGACTTTTCAGAAGCCAGGTGCAAGGGGGTCAGGAAGCTTGGACAGATTACATCACAAACAAGTTAAAGTGGTTGTAATCTCTTATCAGAGCATTCAGACTCATTTATATCTGTCATATCAACAACGGTAAGAGTAAAGTGACTGGTAATTGCTTGTGGGATAAGGGTCAATGACTGACACACTTTGCACTACTCACTCTTTAGTCTTCTCATTCACGTTGGCCCCTTTCCTCAGCAGTAACTCGCACACTTGTTTTCTCTTGGGATAGGGAGATGTCGCTGCACAGTGCTGTTAGAAACACATCTTAGATCTTAAAACACAGAGTAACCCAGAAATGTAAAACAATATATGGGATACTAGCACTGCAATTCATTGACTGTATAATCTGCAGCAACACTATCTGCAGTACGTTGGCAACTCAGTAGTGAGGTGTCTTACCAGTGCGGTTTCATGCGTAAGGGGATGCTTGAAGGTCATGGTCTCCAGTGACAGGTGCTTCTTTAGGCGGGGCAGGTCAGCTTCACGTGCTGCCTGGAGCAAGGCATGACCTCTGAACTCATCTGTCACAGACACAAGACACAGCTATTGCATAGGGAGAACAGGACTCATTATCAAGGTGTTGCCCCTTGCCTAAAATAATTTGTTTCATTCAGTTTTATTAGAGTATTGTAGACGACCTCCAAGCAAAAAAACAAGGTTCATAAAGAATAGGAACAATGAAAAAGAGGGAAAAATATACACGGCTTACAGGCCAGGCGTTCTTTGAGCTGCGAAGTGGGAGACAGGTCAATGGCGCTCTGGTTGTGGCAGTTTAGGAAAGTGGGGTCGGCTCCGTAGCTGACGAGCAGGGAGCACACGTCCACCCTATTCTTAGAGGCGGCTTCGTGCAGGGGGGTGAACTGCCACAGGTCCATGGCATTCACACAGGCGCCGTGCTGCATTACCAAGGAAGGAGCGATGGAGAGACAGGGGTCAAACAAGACTTGTACAATGAGCATTTGAATGTTCAATGGGCCTCTGGGTTAAGAAATGTGCATTTTGCATACAGTGACACAAAAATACATAAGCTAAATACaggaagaatgtgtttcagacaaacCTTTACTAAAATCTCAGTGACTTCGTAATGTCCATAGGAGCAGGAGTTATGAAGGGGCACCAGATCACTGAAACGTCAGAGAGAGTCATCCATCAGAGAACTTGCTGGCACAGTATTGGAAAGACATACAATGCCTTCCCTGCAGCATACGATGCTGATTCAACGAGGATGACGAAAGGACAGAGACCAAGTCGTACCCTTTGTCTTTAGCATGGACGTCAGCCCCATGCTTTAACAGCAGCTGCACTGTCTTCACACGGTTGTAGCCAGCAGCCAGATGCAGAGGGGAGGACTGAAAGATACACCACAAAGGACCATTTGAAATGGATTTGTTTGTTTGTCCAGACTGACACACTCTTTGTTAGTAACATGTTTTGGGCACGACTATCTGTCTTTTACCTCATTTTAGTGCATTTGGAATTTTAGAGAGGCGATGGAAAATGTTGTCTGTTCATGAATAGTTTAGGAGAGCACGTGAATTACCTTCCGACCGTCACTGGCATGACAGTTCACATTCAATGGTGTTAGCAGGGCCATCAACTTGTCTTCATTCCCACTCCTATGAAAGCATCACATGTATTAGAACATGTAGAGCACAATAATGGTCACAGTTGATTGCAAGGCATCTGAATGGTGGCCATTTAAAAATCTGAGATATACTCCACCTTGCACTTTCTAGCAGGTCATCTTTTCTATATTCACCTGTGATTAGGAAAGTGTGGAAACATATTAGCCCATGTATTCCAAGATAACTCTTGTTCTTCACCATTTTGATTCATTCAACTGCGTGTTCTGCCACTCTTGGTTCCCAGAGGAACAGTTTCAGTCTGTTCCCATGCCCAAAATAGATGCAATCATGCAATTCGGTGCCTCTAAAGTGCTTGTGAGGAACATGTTCCTCCCACTCACCGGTCAGCACTGCTTTAGTGGACTCCTCAGCCAGGTCCAGCGCTGTCCTCCCATCTGTGTTACGAATCGTTGG carries:
- the LOC139376558 gene encoding poly [ADP-ribose] polymerase tankyrase-2-like isoform X5, with product MNQNGEEQELSWNTWANMFPHFPNHRSGNEDKLMALLTPLNVNCHASDGRKSSPLHLAAGYNRVKTVQLLLKHGADVHAKDKGDLVPLHNSCSYGHYEVTEILVKHGACVNAMDLWQFTPLHEAASKNRVDVCSLLVSYGADPTFLNCHNQSAIDLSPTSQLKERLAYEFRGHALLQAAREADLPRLKKHLSLETMTFKHPLTHETALHCAATSPYPKRKQVCELLLRKGANVNEKTKDFLTPLHLASEKSHNDIIEVLVKHEAKVNALDNLGQTALHRAAHCGHLQTCRLLLKSGCDPLVMSLRGFSPSQMGNERVQEILHEGTLIGNSDVDWQLLEASKSGDLEIVEKLCTMQNVNCRDVEGRQSTPLHFAAGYNRVSVVEYLLLHGADVHAKDKGGLFPLHNACSYGHYEVAELLVIHGALVNIADLWKFTPLHEAAAKGKYEICKLLLQHGADPTKKNRDGSTPLDLVKDGDTDMQDLLRGDAALLDAAKKGCLARVEKLCSPDNVNCRDAHGRHSTLLHLAAGYNNLEVAEYLLQHGAEVNSQDKGGLIPLHNAASYGHVDVAALLIKYDACVNATDKWAFTPLHEAAQKGRTQLCALLLAHGADPALRNQEGQSPLDLVTVDDVRALLTAAMPPSALPGCYKPQVIRMSAPVGVVVPPSLSASSTPLSTLASSNSLDNQVTASTCTAFPELPALLGPSGAMGTDKKEGPGVDLSIGQFLNNLGLEHLLEIFEREQITLDVLVEMGHKELKEIGINAYGHRHKIIKGVERLTSGPQSLNPYLALNTANSGTILIDLAPDDKEFQLVEEELQSTIRGHRDGGLAGGVFNRYNIVKIQKVCNKKLWERYTHRRKEVSEENHNHSNERMLFHGSPFVNAILHKGFDERHAYKGGMFGAGIYFAENSSKSNQYVYGIGGGTGCPLHKDRSCYVCQRHLLFCRVTLGKSFLQFSAMKMAHSPPGHHSVTGRPSVNGLSLAEYVIYRGEQAYPEYLITYQILKPDASVDG
- the LOC139376558 gene encoding poly [ADP-ribose] polymerase tankyrase-2-like isoform X4: MGLGGVSPGVDTPGSGEPNREIFEACRNGDVERVRMLVTPENVNSRDTAGRKSTPLHFAAGFGRRDVVDYLLQNGATVHARDEGGLVSLHNACSFGHSEVVNLLLHHGADANSRDNWSYTPLHEAAIKGKSDVCIVLLQHGAEPTIRNTDGRTALDLAEESTKAVLTGEYRKDDLLESARSGNEDKLMALLTPLNVNCHASDGRKSSPLHLAAGYNRVKTVQLLLKHGADVHAKDKGDLVPLHNSCSYGHYEVTEILVKHGACVNAMDLWQFTPLHEAASKNRVDVCSLLVSYGADPTFLNCHNQSAIDLSPTSQLKERLAYEFRGHALLQAAREADLPRLKKHLSLETMTFKHPLTHETALHCAATSPYPKRKQVCELLLRKGANVNEKTKDFLTPLHLASEKSHNDIIEVLVKHEAKVNALDNLGQTALHRAAHCGHLQTCRLLLKSGCDPLVMSLRGFSPSQMGNERVQEILHEGTLIGNSDVDWQLLEASKSGDLEIVEKLCTMQNVNCRDVEGRQSTPLHFAAGYNRVSVVEYLLLHGADVHAKDKGGLFPLHNACSYGHYEVAELLVIHGALVNIADLWKFTPLHEAAAKGKYEICKLLLQHGADPTKKNRDGSTPLDLVKDGDTDMQDLLRGDAALLDAAKKGCLARVEKLCSPDNVNCRDAHGRHSTLLHLAAGYNNLEVAEYLLQHGAEVNSQDKGGLIPLHNAASYGVDDVRALLTAAMPPSALPGCYKPQVIRMSAPVGVVVPPSLSASSTPLSTLASSNSLDNQVTASTCTAFPELPALLGPSGAMGTDKKEGPGVDLSIGQFLNNLGLEHLLEIFEREQITLDVLVEMGHKELKEIGINAYGHRHKIIKGVERLTSGPQSLNPYLALNTANSGTILIDLAPDDKEFQLVEEELQSTIRGHRDGGLAGGVFNRYNIVKIQKVCNKKLWERYTHRRKEVSEENHNHSNERMLFHGSPFVNAILHKGFDERHAYKGGMFGAGIYFAENSSKSNQYVYGIGGGTGCPLHKDRSCYVCQRHLLFCRVTLGKSFLQFSAMKMAHSPPGHHSVTGRPSVNGLSLAEYVIYRGEQAYPEYLITYQILKPDASVDG
- the LOC139376558 gene encoding poly [ADP-ribose] polymerase tankyrase-2-like isoform X2; amino-acid sequence: MGLGGVSPGVDTPGSGEPNREIFEACRNGDVERVRMLVTPENVNSRDTAGRKSTPLHFAAGFGRRDVVDYLLQNGATVHARDEGGLVSLHNACSFGHSEVVNLLLHHGADANSRDNWSYTPLHEAAIKGKSDVCIVLLQHGAEPTIRNTDGRTALDLAEESTKAVLTGEYRKDDLLESARSGNEDKLMALLTPLNVNCHASDGRKSSPLHLAAGYNRVKTVQLLLKHGADVHAKDKGDLVPLHNSCSYGHYEVTEILVKHGACVNAMDLWQFTPLHEAASKNRVDVCSLLVSYGADPTFLNCHNQSAIDLSPTSQLKERLAYEFRGHALLQAAREADLPRLKKHLSLETMTFKHPLTHETALHCAATSPYPKRKQVCELLLRKGANVNEKTKDFLTPLHLASEKSHNDIIEVLVKHEAKVNALDNLGQTALHRAAHCGHLQTCRLLLKSGCDPLVMSLRGFSPSQMGNERVQEILHEGTLIGNSDVDWQLLEASKSGDLEIVEKLCTMQNVNCRDVEGRQSTPLHFAAGYNRVSVVEYLLLHGADVHAKDKGGLFPLHNACSYGHYEVAELLVIHGALVNIADLWKFTPLHEAAAKGKYEICKLLLQHGADPTKKNRDGSTPLDLVKDGDTDMQDLLRGDAALLDAAKKGCLARVEKLCSPDNVNCRDAHGRHSTLLHLAAGYNNLEVAEYLLQHGAEVNSQDKGGLIPLHNAASYGHVDVAALLIKYDACVNATDKWAFTPLHEAAQKGRTQLCALLLAHGADPALRNQEGQSPLDLVTVDDVRALLTAAMPPSALPGCYKPQVIRMSAPVGVVVPPSLSASSTPLSTLASSNSLDNQVTASTCTAFPELPALLGPSGAMGTDKKEGPGVDLSIGQFLNNLGLEHLLEIFEREQITLDVLVEMGHKELKEIGINAYGHRHKIIKGVERLTSGPQSLNPYLALNTANSGTILIDLAPDDKEFQLVEEELQSTIRGHRDGGLAGGVFNRYNIVKIQKVCNKKLWERYTHRRKEVSEENHNHSNERMLFHGSPFVNAILHKGFDERHAYKGGMFGAGIYFAENSSKSNQYVYGIGGGTGCPLHKDRSCYVCQRHLLFCRVTLGKSFLQFSAMKMAHSPPGHHSVTGRPSVNGLSLAEYVIYRGEQAYPEYLITYQILKPDASVDG
- the LOC139376558 gene encoding poly [ADP-ribose] polymerase tankyrase-2-like isoform X3: MASVARFWGSANTNSKLYIYENTTPLMSTRQCSRVMGLGGVSPGVDTPGSGEPNREIFEACRNGDVERVRMLVTPENVNSRDTAGRKSTPLHFAAGFGRRDVVDYLLQNGATVHARDEGGLVSLHNACSFGHSEVVNLLLHHGADANSRDNWSYTPLHEAAIKGKSDVCIVLLQHGAEPTIRNTDGRTALDLAEESTKAVLTGEYRKDDLLESARSGNEDKLMALLTPLNVNCHASDGRKSSPLHLAAGYNRVKTVQLLLKHGADVHAKDKGDLVPLHNSCSYGHYEVTEILVKHGACVNAMDLWQFTPLHEAASKNRVDVCSLLVSYGADPTFLNCHNQSAIDLSPTSQLKERLAYEFRGHALLQAAREADLPRLKKHLSLETMTFKHPLTHETALHCAATSPYPKRKQVCELLLRKGANVNEKTKDFLTPLHLASEKSHNDIIEVLVKHEAKVNALDNLGQTALHRAAHCGHLQTCRLLLKSGCDPLVMSLRGFSPSQMGNERVQEILHEGTLIGNSDVDWQLLEASKSGDLEIVEKLCTMQNVNCRDVEGRQSTPLHFAAGYNRVSVVEYLLLHGADVHAKDKGGLFPLHNACSYGHYEVAELLVIHGALVNIADLWKFTPLHEAAAKGKYEICKLLLQHGADPTKKNRDGSTPLDLVKDGDTDMQDLLRGDAALLDAAKKGCLARVEKLCSPDNVNCRDAHGRHSTLLHLAAGYNNLEVAEYLLQHGAEVNSQDKGGLIPLHNAASYGVDDVRALLTAAMPPSALPGCYKPQVIRMSAPVGVVVPPSLSASSTPLSTLASSNSLDNQVTASTCTAFPELPALLGPSGAMGTDKKEGPGVDLSIGQFLNNLGLEHLLEIFEREQITLDVLVEMGHKELKEIGINAYGHRHKIIKGVERLTSGPQSLNPYLALNTANSGTILIDLAPDDKEFQLVEEELQSTIRGHRDGGLAGGVFNRYNIVKIQKVCNKKLWERYTHRRKEVSEENHNHSNERMLFHGSPFVNAILHKGFDERHAYKGGMFGAGIYFAENSSKSNQYVYGIGGGTGCPLHKDRSCYVCQRHLLFCRVTLGKSFLQFSAMKMAHSPPGHHSVTGRPSVNGLSLAEYVIYRGEQAYPEYLITYQILKPDASVDG
- the LOC139376558 gene encoding poly [ADP-ribose] polymerase tankyrase-2-like isoform X1, producing MASVARFWGSANTNSKLYIYENTTPLMSTRQCSRVMGLGGVSPGVDTPGSGEPNREIFEACRNGDVERVRMLVTPENVNSRDTAGRKSTPLHFAAGFGRRDVVDYLLQNGATVHARDEGGLVSLHNACSFGHSEVVNLLLHHGADANSRDNWSYTPLHEAAIKGKSDVCIVLLQHGAEPTIRNTDGRTALDLAEESTKAVLTGEYRKDDLLESARSGNEDKLMALLTPLNVNCHASDGRKSSPLHLAAGYNRVKTVQLLLKHGADVHAKDKGDLVPLHNSCSYGHYEVTEILVKHGACVNAMDLWQFTPLHEAASKNRVDVCSLLVSYGADPTFLNCHNQSAIDLSPTSQLKERLAYEFRGHALLQAAREADLPRLKKHLSLETMTFKHPLTHETALHCAATSPYPKRKQVCELLLRKGANVNEKTKDFLTPLHLASEKSHNDIIEVLVKHEAKVNALDNLGQTALHRAAHCGHLQTCRLLLKSGCDPLVMSLRGFSPSQMGNERVQEILHEGTLIGNSDVDWQLLEASKSGDLEIVEKLCTMQNVNCRDVEGRQSTPLHFAAGYNRVSVVEYLLLHGADVHAKDKGGLFPLHNACSYGHYEVAELLVIHGALVNIADLWKFTPLHEAAAKGKYEICKLLLQHGADPTKKNRDGSTPLDLVKDGDTDMQDLLRGDAALLDAAKKGCLARVEKLCSPDNVNCRDAHGRHSTLLHLAAGYNNLEVAEYLLQHGAEVNSQDKGGLIPLHNAASYGHVDVAALLIKYDACVNATDKWAFTPLHEAAQKGRTQLCALLLAHGADPALRNQEGQSPLDLVTVDDVRALLTAAMPPSALPGCYKPQVIRMSAPVGVVVPPSLSASSTPLSTLASSNSLDNQVTASTCTAFPELPALLGPSGAMGTDKKEGPGVDLSIGQFLNNLGLEHLLEIFEREQITLDVLVEMGHKELKEIGINAYGHRHKIIKGVERLTSGPQSLNPYLALNTANSGTILIDLAPDDKEFQLVEEELQSTIRGHRDGGLAGGVFNRYNIVKIQKVCNKKLWERYTHRRKEVSEENHNHSNERMLFHGSPFVNAILHKGFDERHAYKGGMFGAGIYFAENSSKSNQYVYGIGGGTGCPLHKDRSCYVCQRHLLFCRVTLGKSFLQFSAMKMAHSPPGHHSVTGRPSVNGLSLAEYVIYRGEQAYPEYLITYQILKPDASVDG